In bacterium, the DNA window CGGTTGATATGAAGATGTTTGATAAAGTCGCGTATGACAGGGTAAAAAACGAAATTATTTTGATGCTTAATGAGCCAAAGCCTCTTAACGCGATAAAAAAAATGGCGGCGTTCAATGAATTGAGGTTTATTCATCCGTCCATAAAATTCGACAGGAGAGCCGTAAATCTTTTTAGTAAAACGGAAGAAGCGCTGGCATGGTTTTCTTTTTCTCTCAATAAAAAAGAACCTTTTGCGCGGTGGCTCATCTATTTTATGGGTTTGATAGACACCTTAAGCGTTTCCGAGACAACAGCTGTTTGCGACAGGTTTAAACTGTCTAAAAAATCGAAGGATAAAATATTAAGGTTTAAGAAAGAAGGAGGTGCAAGAATAAGATATCTGTCGCAGAAAAAAAGCCTGCTGAACAGCGAAATATATTTCAACCTGGCGGTTTATTCGATTGAATTTCTGCTTTTTCTGCTGGCAAAATCCGATACGGACACGGCAAAGCAGAGAATCATCAATTTTATCGAAAAACTCAGGAATGTAAAGCTGAGCATTACGGGAAAGACTCTGATAAAAATGAACATTTCCCCGTCTCCTTATTTTAAAGAGGTTTTGGGGAAAATCCTGGAAGCTAAGCTTGATGGTAAACTCAGAACAAAAGAGGAAGAACTTCAATACGCACTGAAACTCCTTAAGGAACGCTGAGAGAAGTAAATTTGTATTTCGAATCTCGTGTTTCGTATTTAAAGTTTGTTCTGTTATAGTCATTGACAAATATTTTTACGGTTGATATTCTGTAATCCGTTTAACTACAATATTATGTATATATAAAACAGGGAGGATGGATGTTTATTGTAATCGGTTTGCCGATAATACTGATGTCGATAATATTTCACGAAGTTGCCCATGGCTGGGCGGCCTATAAATGCGGAGATCCGACGGCTAAAAATGCGGGAAGGCTGACTTTGAACCCGCTTGCCCACATAGACCTGCAGGGAACAATCATCATTCCGGGTATATTGATAGCTATGAATTTTCTTACGAAAGCCACTGTTCCGGTTATAGGATGGGCTAAACCGGTTCCTATAAATCCGGCCTATTTCCGCGACTGGAAAAAGGGAATGGGTATTACAGGGATTGCCGGGCCTCTGACAAATATTGTTATCGCTCTTATCCTTTCTTTTATGCTGAGGATTTTGTTGATTTCCGGATTTATTTTTAAGGATATGCCCGTGCTTAGTGTTGTGATAGAACAGTTGTCCAAAGCTATCGCTTTTGCGGGGCTGATAAATATTGTTCTTGCGGTGTTTAATATGATTCCCATCCCCCCTCTCGACGGTTCGAGAGTAGTGGTGTCTTTCCTGCGGCCGGACCAGATTCAGGGTTATCTGCGTATTGAACCTTATGGGATAATGATAGTATTCGGGCTTATTATTCTCGGAGGATTCAGGATATTGTGGCCTGTCGTTACGCTGCTGTTTTCGGTTATTTTCGGTGTTCCGATTTCATTTTAAAATGAGGAGTATTTAAAAATGGTTTCGAAAAAAAGGGTTTTAAGCGGTATTCAACCCTCGGGTCGCTTCCATCTGGGTAATTATTTTGCGATGATAAAAAAGATGGTGGAATATCAGAATAACAGCGAACTGTTTTGCTTTATTGTGGATTTGCACGCTTTAACTACGGTAAGTGACGGGAATCAACTTTCGGAATACACCAATGAAGCCGCGGTTTCGCTGCTTTCTTTGGGAATTGACCCCCGCATATCCCATCTGTGGGTGCAATCCGACATTCCTGAAGTTACGGAACTGGCATGGATATTATCCAATATAACGCCTCTCGGACTGATGGAACGCTGTCATTCTTATAAGGATAAGGTCGCAAAAGGGATAAAGCCGAACGCGGGGCTTTTTATTTATCCGATACTTATGGCGGCGGACATATTGCTTTTCCGGTCGAATCTTGTTCCCGTAGGAAAAGACCAGAAACAGCATCTTGAGGTCGCGAGGGATATCGCTTTGAAATTCAATTCTGTTTACGGCGATATCTTTACGGTCCCCGAACCCCTGATTGACAAAAATGTCGCCGTGGTGCCGGGAATTGACGGACAGAAGATGTCGAAATCCTATGGGAATACGATTGAAATATTTGCTTCGAAAGATGATTTGAGAAAGAAAGTTATGGGCATAGTGACGGATTCTCAGCCTGTCGAGGCAAGCAAGGACCCCGATAAATGCAATTTGTATAATATTTATAAACTTTTTGTTTCAGGCGAGGAAAATAAAAAACTCCGGAAAAGGTATACGGACGGCGGATTAAAGTACGGAGATGTGAAAAGAGAACTGTCGGAGATAATATGGGATTATTTTAAAGAGGCCAGGGAAAAAAGGGAAACCCTTTTACAAGATAAAGGTTATATCGATAAAATACTTAAAGAAGGCGCAAGCAGGACACGGGAAGTAGCGGTTGAAACATTGAAAAGCGTTAAGAATGCGGCAGGTTTAAGCGTAAGAATGCTTTAATTTCAAAAAGGTGTTTTTCTATGGGAGAAGATTACAAGGTCCGGCTCGAGGTTTTTGAAGGCCCTCTTGATTTACTGCTTTACCTGATAAAGAAGGATGAGGTGGATATTTATGATATTCCGGTAGAGAAAATAACAAGACAATATCTGGAATATCTTGGATTGATGAAAATGCTTGATTTAACCATTGCCGGCGAATTTCTTGTGATGGCATCCACTCTTATGTATATAAAGTCTATGATGCTGCTTCCTCCGGAAGAAAGGGTTATAGATGAAGAAGAAGATTCCGTTGACCCCAGGGCAGATCTTGTTAAACAGCTGCTTGAGTATAAGCAGTTTAAGGAATTAGCGGATCATCTTGAGGAAAGAGAAAAGGAAAGAGTAAATATTTTTTCCAGAGCGGCTTCTGTTTCCGTCGAATCTGAAGGAGTAGAACTGTCAAATGTAAGTATATTTGACCTTATCAGCGCGTTTTCTGATATTCTGAAGGGAGCCGGACAGGAGGATCTGCGTGAAATTTTTGAAGATAAATTTACCGTTTCAGACAAAATATCCCATATAACCGGGGTTTTGAAAAATAATAAGAACGTTAAGTTTTCCGAGCTGTTTGAGAAGACGGCCAATAAAGGCGAGATTGTAGTTACTTTTCTGGCTGTTTTGGAGCTCATAAGATTAAAAGCCGTCAAAGCCGTTCAGAAAAAACATTTCAGTGATATTTTTATAGAAATGGTGCCAGCTGCTTAAAAAGCGGAGAAGGGACGATATGGAGCAGGTAAACACAAAAGAAAATCTTAAGAATATAGTGGAGGCTGTTTTGTTCGCTTCCGCGGAACCATTGACGATTAGCGACATATTAAAAGCCTTTGAAAGCGAAGATAATCTGGGGAAAAAGGAAGTGAAAGAAGTGATAGACGCCATCAACGATGAATACAGGAATTCAGGCAAACCTTTCCTGTTTGAAGAAGTGGCAGGCGGTTTCAGGATGATTACAAGGCCTGAATACGCGGAGTATATAAAAAGGATATACCAGGCCCAGCCGTCCAGGTTGTCAAAGCCTGCCCTTGAAACGCTGGCCATTATCGCTTACAGGCAGCCGATTATCAAAGCCGATATAGAATCCATAAGAGGGGTTAATGTGGACGGCGTCATAAAAAGCCTTCTTGATAAGAATCTTATCAGGATATCGGGCAGAAAAGATGTTGTGGGACGCCCATTTGAATTTTCTACAACCGAGAAATTCCTTGAATACTTTGGCCTTACTAATATCAAAGAGTTGCCCAGGATAGAAGAGTTGAAGCAGTTTTCTTCTTTAAAATAACGGAGGGTGTGATGAAGGAATTAAAAAATCTAAGGCAGAGGATTAATTCCGTTGATAAAAAAATAATTCAGCTGCTGAATGAGCGCGCCGGAGTTGTGCATGAAGTCGCTAAAATAAAAAAACAACATAAAGTGGAATATTATTCGGCTTCGAGAGAAGAAGAGGTCTACAGCAATATTTCCAGGATTAACAAAGGCCTTCTTGACAAAAATTCGCTTAAAAATATCTACAGGGAGATAATGTCCGCTTCTCTCGCGCTGGAAAAAGATATAACTGTCACTTTTTTAGGGCCTGAGGCTTCATTCACACAGATGGCTGCTTCCAAAAAGTTCGGTTCTTCCGTAAAATACCTGCCTGCGGTTTCCATTTCGGATGTTTTCAGCCTTGTTGAAAAAGGAAGCGCCGATTACGGTGTCGTGCCGATAGAGAACTCGATAGAAGGGGGAGTGACGCATACGCTGGATATGTTTATTGATTCGGACCTTAAAATATGCGCTGAAATTTATCTGGAGATAACGCATTATCTTATAGGCAATTGCGCTTTGGGTTCAATAAAGAAAATATACTCCAAGCCGGAAGTATTCGGACAATGCAGGTTATGGCTTGAAGCCAACCTTCCGGGTTTGGAATATATTCCCTCGTCCAGCACTACGGCCGCCGCCATAAGGGCCGCGAAAGAAAAACACGCCGCGGCTATTGCCAGCAGCCTTGCCGCGGAAAAATATAATATGAAAATTCTGGCAGGTTCCATTCAGGATACGGCGCATAACGAGACCAGGTTTTTGATTGTTGGAAGAAATTACAGCAAAAAAAGCAAAAAAAACAAGACTTCGGTCCTTCTTATGATAAAAGATAAAGTCGGGGCTCTTTATGAATTACTGCAGCCGTTTAAGAAGATGAAAATAAATCTTACAAAAATCGAGTCAAGGCCTTCAAGGAAAAGGGCGTGGGAATATTATTTCTTCGTTGATTTTGACGGATATGTGGAAGATGAAAAAATTAAAAAATGTGTCAGGGATATTTCCAGACACTGCAAATATGTCAAGATATTGGGATCTTATCCCAGAGTATTTTAAATTTAAAATAAATGTTTTATGATACCTCTGCCCAAAAAACATATTATTTCGCTGAATCCCTACTCACCCGGCAAGCCGATTGAGGAGGTTAAACGTGAATTGGGTTTAAAAAAAGTAATTAAAATGGCTTCCAATGAAAACCCGCTGGGGCCCTCGCCTTTTGCTTTAAAGGCCGCTTACCGCGCTTTGAAAAAAGTCCACCTGTATCCTGAGTCCGGTTCATATTACCTGTGCCAGAAGCTTTCCGCCGCTCTTAATGTAAAATCAGAGAACATCTGCATGGGCAACGGGTCTAACGAATTGATTCTTCTTGCCATACATTCGTATGCGTCATCTCCGGAAGACAATATAGCATATGGTTTCCCTTCTTTTATTATTTACCGGATTATAGCGCATAGTTACGGTATTAAAACGATAGAAACAGGATTGAAAAATCACAGGATAGATCTGGAAAAACTGGCGGATTCTTTGACAGAGCATACAAAAATCGTTTTCCTGTGTAATCCCAATAATCCTATGGGAACAATGAACCGCAGGGATGAGGTTGAAGCGTTTATAGAAAAGGTGTCGTCAAAAGTTCTTATTGTAATGGATGAAGCCTATTATGAGTATGCCGATAAAAAGACTTTTCCCGACCTGGTAAAAACCTCCACGGAGAGAAAAAATCTCATTATATTAAGGACATTTTCAAAAATGTATGGCCTGGCGGGGCTCAGAGTGGGTTACGCGGTCGGGCATAAGTCAGTAATCGAGACATTGAATAAAGCAAGGCAGCCCTTTAATGTCAATTCTGTTGCCCAATCTGCCGCTTTGGCCGCGTTAGACGACCGCGGGCATGTAGAAAGGACACTGGAGATTAATGAGGAAGGAATCGATTATATAGTTTCGAATCTGCGCGAAATGGGACTGGAATTTGTTCCGACTTCCACTAATTTCATTCTGATTAAAACAGGCGACTCAAAAAAGTTTTTTGATATGCTGCTTGAAAAGGGTATTATTGTTAGGCCGATGGGAGCTTACGGATTGAATGAATATATCAGGGTTACCGTGGGGTTGCCCGCGGAAAACAGGGAGTTCATCAAAAATTTGAAAATTGCTATGAGCCAAACCGGAGGAAATAAATGATTATTGTTTTAAAACCCGGAATCACAAAAGAACAGAAAGACCATATTATATCAAAAATAAAAGAGTTAAAACTTACTCCGATGGTTTCCGAGGGGGAGGAAAGGACTATTATCGGCGTAATCGGCGATGAGGATGTTATCAGAAACACTCCTCTCGAGGCTTTTTCGGGCGTTGAAAAAGTTATGCCGATTTTAAAGCCGTATAAACTGGTAAGCAAGGAATTCAAACCCGATAGGACCGTAATAAATGTTAACGGTGTTGAAATCGGGGGAAATCTGGAAGTGATAATGGCGGGGCCGTGCGCCATTGAAAATGAAAAGATGATAATCAATACGGCTGAGCATATAAAGAAAGCCGGCGCGCATATACTTAGAGGCGGAGCGTTCAAACCGAGAACGTCTCCTTACAGTTTTCAGGGACTCGGGGATAAAGGCCTGAAATTTATGGCTAAAGCCGGAAAAATAGCCGGTTTGCCGATTGTTACGGAAGTTATGGACACACGCGATGTTCGGCTTGTGGAAGAATACAGTGATATCATACAGATAGGCGCGCGTAATATGCAGAATTTTCACCTTTTAAAGGAGGTGGGCCTTTGCAAAAAACCCGTTCTTCTTAAAAGAGGTTTGAGTTCTACAATAAAGGAATTCCTGATGTCCGCGGAATATATTCTTGCCGGCGGGAATAAGGATGTCATGCTGTGTGAGCGCGGCATAAGGACATTTGAAGATATGACAAGGAATACGCTTGACTTGAGCGCCGTTCCGTTGATTAAGGAATTGAGCCATCTGCCGGTGATAGTTGACCCGAGTCACGCTACCGGAAAGAGAAGCCTTGTTCTTCCGATGAGTAAAGCCGCTATCGCGGCGGGAGCGGACGGGCTTATGATAGAAGTGCACCCCGACCCTGAAAGGGCTGTATCGGACGGGGCTCAGTCGCTTAACTTTGCAGATTTCGGCAAATTGGTTGAAGACATAAAACCGTTTGTAAAAGCCGCAGGAAGAAAATTATAATTAGGTGAATATAAAATAAACGTTGAAATTCGAAATATGAAACACGAATCTCGAAACAAAAAAATTAAAATTTCAATTTCAAAAATCTAAACATTAGTTTGAATATTGGGATTTTGGTTATTAGGATTTGTTTAGAATTTCGGATTTTTGATTTTTATATTTAAAGTGTTTATAAAGGGTGGTAATTATAAAATGAAGCTCAAAAAAGTTGTTATCGTAGGCCCGGGCCTTATAGGCGGCTCAATCGGGAAAACTCTGCTGACAAATAAACTTTCCGAAAAAATCGTAGCGGTTGTAAGAAGAGAGAGCGCCGTGGATGAAGTTGTTAAAGCGGGCGCCGCCACCTCTGCCACACTGGATCTTGACCTGGCCCTAACAGGGGCGGAAGCTGTTGTTTTGTGCACTCCCGTGGGCGCGATAGCGGATAAAGCCGAATCCATAGCAAACCTTATTTCAAAAGAATGTCTTGTAACCGATGTGGGCAGCACGAAAAAAAGCATAGTCCTGAAACTCGAGAAGATTTTTGAGAATAAAGCGCTTTTTATCGGATCTCATCCTATTGCGGGCACGGAAAAACGGGGTGTTTCTGCGGCTACTGACAGGCTTTTCCATAACGCGGTGTGTGTTCTTACGCCGACCGATAAAACGCCTCACGCCGCTGTTGCCAGGGCTCATTCTTTTTGGAAGATGCTCGGAGCCAGGTGCATTGAAATGTCTCCTGAAAAACATGATAAAATTTTAGCCAAAATAAGCCATCTTCCCCATCTCGCGGCATATGCGCTTGTCCGCGCTATAGCCGCAAATGCCGATATCGATATGGATGCAAAATTGGTCGGCGGCGGATTTTTAGACGCGACAAGAATAGCTTCATCACCTGCGGATTTATGGGTTGACATATTTATGGATAATAAAAAAGAAATCCTCTTTTCAGCGAAAGAATTTGTGAAAGAAATAAACAGGATTATCGATGCTTTGGAAAAAGAAGATAAGGGTACACTTCAGAAACTCTTGGAAGAGTCGAAAACAAAACGGGATAAAATCGTCGAACATTTAAAGAAATGAGCAATCTTCATATCACCCCTGTTTCTAAAGTCGCCGGTGAAGTGGACTTACCGGGTGATAAATCTATTTCCCACAGGGCTGTGATACTTGCCTCTATAGCGGAAGGGAATTCTGAGATCAGGGGTTTTCTGAGAAGTGACGATTGCCTGAATACTGTATCGGTTTTTCGTAATCTCGGGGTTGACATAGAAGATGACGGCAAGCTTATAAAAATAAAAGGCGCGGGGAAAAAAGGATTAAAAACCCCCGGCAAAGATTTATATTTCGGAAATTCCGGAACGGGAATAAGGCTTACGGCCGGAGCAGTTGCCGGATATCCTATAAATGCCGTGCTTACGGGCGATGAATCTCTTTCCGCAAGGCCGATGTCCAGGATAATTACGCCGCTTTCTATGATGGGGTGTAACGTATCCGGTGCGCCGGGAAAAAATAAAAATGATGTTACGGCGCCTCTCAAAATAAAGGGCGGAATGCTTGAAGGGATCTTCTATGATATGCCTGTTTCGAGCGCGCAGGTTAAATCCTGCATATTGATTGCCGGTTTGAACGCCGATGGCACAACCATAGTAAATTCGCTTTTGCCCTGCAGGGACCATACCGAAAAACTGCTTGAGTTTATGGGCGGCAAGATTCTTGTAACGGAGAAATCGGTGGCTGTTAATCCGGAAGCGAAACTGCATGGCGTAAGCATAATTGTGCCGGGTGATTTTTCGAGCGCGGCGTTTTTAATCGCGGCGGCTCTGGTAACAAAAAAATCCGAGCTGCTGATAAAAAATGTCGGGTTAAACCCTACAAGAACCGGTTTTTTGAAAATCATCCAGAAAATGGGAGCGAAGGTAGAGATTAGTTATGATAATACAGGGTGTTACAGCGAACAGGCCGGCGATATTTTTGTCAGGAGTTCTTCTCTGAGAGCGGTTGAGGTTTCGGGAAAAATAATCCCCAATAGCATCGATGAAATCCCTGTTATTGCGCTTCTCGCGACATTTGCGGAAGGCACAACTGTAATCAGGAACGCCGGGGAATTAAGGCATAAAGAATCCGACAGGATCTCTAATATTGTAAGTAATTTAAAATCCGCCGGAGCGGATATTCAAGAAACAGACGACGGAATGATTATAAACGGCCCTTCTGAATTCAAAGCGGGTGTTTTTGACAGCAAGGGAGACCACCGGATAGCGATGGCTATGGCGATAGGCGCGTTAACAGCGGATAAGGACTCTTCGATTGAAGGGTCTGAGTTTATCAATACGTCATTCCCCGGTTTTGAAAAAATACTGAAGAAAATTGCCAGGTAACTTCTTGTGTTTTGAATTTGTTTTATATTTTATGCTTTGAATTTTGTGTTTGTTTAGTATTTAGAATTTAGGACTTAGGATTTACTTCGTATTTCGAGTTTCGTGCTTAGAATTTTGAATTTTATCTATTGAGGGGATCATAAATGCCCGACAGGAAGAACCCCATTATTGCCATAGACGGACCCGCAGGCTCGGGAAAAAGCACTATCTCAAAACTTTTAGCCGAGAAACTGAATTATTCTTATATAAATACCGGCGCAATGTACAGGGCAGTCGCGCTCAAGGTTATGTCTTCAGGCTTCCCGCTTGAAGACACTGCTTCGATAACTAAAACCGCGCGGGAAATAAAAATAGAGTTTAAAAACATCGACGGCAAGACAAAAATCTTTATTGACGGAGCTGAATCTAACCGGCTTGTTTTCAAGCCGGGAGTGGATAAGGTAGCTTCAACAGTGTCAAAAATTCCGGATGTCAGAAAGGCAATGGTCGCGCTGCAGCGTAAAATGGGCGAAAAAGGCGGTGTTGTGCTTGAAGGAAGGGATATCGGGACGGTGGTATTTCCGGATGCCGAATTTAAGTTTTATCTCGATGCCGGTATCGAAGAAAGGGCGAAGAGGCGATATAACCAGTTAAAAGAGAAGGGCGAGGAAAGGAATTTGGATACTCTTGCGCGGGAAATTGAAAAAAGAGACAATCAGGATTCGACCAGAAAGACCAGCCCGCTGAGAAAAGCCGAGGATGCCGTTTATGTTGATACAACCGGCATGACGATAGGTCAGGTAATAGACAGGATATCATCGCATATAAGGGGAAAAACAGGGAAATGACGTATTTGATAAGCAGGTTTATTATAAAAGTTTTCGCTAAATTGTTCTGGTCTTTTAAAACATATAACATGGACCGGGTACCGGCAAAAGGAGCTGTTATTATCGCCGGCAACCATGCCAGTTATATGGACCCACCGCTTGTAGGCTGTTGCGTGAAAAGGAAACTGTGGTTTGTGGCGCGGAAGACTCTTTTCAGAAATAAGTTTATGGGAAGGTATCTTAAAATGATACAGGCGATGCCTATTGATAACAAAGCGGCTGATGTCGGAGCACTGAAGATGATCTTAAAAAAATTGAAAGAGGGCGAAGGTGTTGTTATATTTCCGGAAGGGACACGGTCAACGGATGGGGAACTGCAGGATCCGAAACTCGGCATCGGCGCCATCGTCCTTAAAACAGGTGTTCCTGTCGTCCCTGCCTACATCCGGAATTCCTATAATGCCTGGCCGCGCGACTCCAAGACGCCCAAATTCGGGGTGAAAGTCAAAGTCTATTACGGCAAGCTCCTGCAATTCAACAAGATAGCAAAACCTTCCAAAGAAGAAATCAAAGAAGCCTCCGAGCGCATTATGAGGGAGGTGGAGGCTTTGAAAGAGGGGGCTGTTTAAAAGCATCAGACTAATTAGATGATTTTTAAAGGAGGTTTTTATGAAGTTCAGAACCACCGTGATTGTCTTAATCGTGATATTGATACTTTGTGTTTTGGGTTTAATTATCAACTATAACGGTTTTGTGAAATCGGAAAAGGAAGTTGAAGAAGCAAAAGCGCAGATAGAGGTTGCTTATCAAAGAAAAATAGACCTTATTCCTAATCTGGTCGAAGTTGTGAAGGGCTATGCAAAACACGAGAGAGAAACGTTTGTCGCCGTTTCAGAAGCCCGAAGCAGCGCAAAAGAAGCATTGGACAGTGTCGCCGGTAAAAAAGATTTTACCAAGGAAGACCTAAAAATGCTGAATGATTCCCAGTCAAAGCTCAATGTCTCTTTAATGCCTTTGTTTGCTGTAGTCGAAAGATACCCTGATTTAAAATCACAGGCGAGTTTCCTGTCTTTGCAGGATCAGCTTGAGGGCACGGAAAACAGGATTGCGGTTGCCAGGAACAGATACAACCATGATGTTAAAATCTACAACATAAAGATATCTGCGTTTCCCGGAAACATTCTGGCTTGCCTGTTTGGTTTTAGCAAGAAAGACAGTTTTGAATCCTCTGCGGCGACGACCGGTGAAACCGTGAAGGTGGAATTTTGATAAAGGTAATAAGAAATTTATGCGCGGCGTTATGTGTTTTTATAATCCTGGGGTTTTTATCAGGCGGCTGCGGCCATAAAGATGAAAAATTTGACCTTTCTAAAATAATAAAATCCCGCCCGAAAAAAAACTTTTCTGTTTATGATTACGCCAAAATACTCAGTTTTCCCGATGAGTATCTCATGAAACGAACTGGGAGTTTTAAAAAAGAATACAATATGGAAGTTGTGGTTGTGATAATACCTTCTTTGGACGGAAAAGATGTGGTAGAGGTATCTTCCGATCTGTTTTCAAATTGGAACATTGGTAAAGACAACAATGGCAGAGGCATTTTGTTTCTTGTATCACAGGATGAGAATCTTGTTAAAGTTGAAGTAGGGTATGCGCTGGAAAATACGCTGACTGATTTTTTCTGCGGCTATATAGAACGCAATACAATGGCTCCTTTTTTCGAAAACAACCAGATAGACGAGGGATTCAGTTATTCCCTTTGGAGAATTGAAGATAGGATAGAGGGAAAATTGACTGACGGGAAAATAGAAAATCTCAAAAAAGCGGGTGATGAATATTTATCCGGCGGAGGAGGGGTGAAAGCAAAAAGTCCCATAGGAAAATTTCCTGTTTATCAGGAACTGCCGGATGTTGAAAAGGAATATTATTCCGCCCAGCCGACACCTGAACTTCTGTGGGAAAGGTACCTTGAGGCCATTAAAAATAATGTGACAGACCCTTCTTTGGGGATTTACGCTGAAAGCAAAAATGCCATGTTGAAACGTTATCAGGAATTCTCGACGGGATATAACTGGGATTGTTATCAGAAATATTCGTCTTGTCCATATGAAATAAAAGAGAAGGGCGATTATGCCGTTCTTATCAGCGACCCCAGAGTTTTCTTTATGAAGAAAAACGAAAAGGGGTGGCAGATAGATTTCGTGAACATGAGAAAATGGTCGCGGGGAACTGAAGGCTGGATTATATGCGGAAGCAAGCATCCGTACATATTTCCTTTTAAGGAGGAAAAATATGCGTCCAGACTCAAAGATGGGCGGTATTTTTACGAGTATTCCAATGTTTCGGGTGTCTCCGATAATTTTGAAGAGTATCTGACTAAATATGAACGTTTACTTGAGGAAGACCCGGATAATGTCGACTATATGATAAAATTGGCGGAAGGTTATATGGACCTTACTTTGCCACACCTAGCGGTTCCTCTCTTTAAAAAAGCCATTCTGATTGAACCGGATAATCCTCTGCCCTATAAATATCTGGGGCTTATGTACAGAGATTTGCTGCACTGTTACAAAGAGGCAGAGAAGTTCATTGACAAATATATAAAATTGCGTCCTTATGATCCCAAAGGGTATGAGTATGCGGGTAATTTATATATCAGGTTGGAAAGGACTAAAGAGAACTGTGAGAAAGCCGCAAAATACTGGCTTGGATATGCCGAATGTTCTGAAAACAATAAGAATTATGGCTACAACAATGCTGGATATTTTTATTTTAAATGTCAAAATTATGATAAAGCTGAGGAATGTTTTTATAAGGCGTTGAAACTTAATCCCAGGGATAAATATCCGATAGAGTGGCTTAAGAAAATGCACTCTCCTATCCCTGCATTGCCTCAGGAAGAAAGTTCTCATACGGAAGTGGTTTTCGAGCAAAAACCTGTCAGCGGAGCCAAAGCATGGGCATTAGCAGCTTCAGCTGTTTTGACGGAGGTGAATGGGCGTAGTCATGTTTTACTAGGCACCAGGAAAGCAACAGAAAAAAACATTGAAAAACAGCGAAAAGCTATAGATGAATGGTGGGACATAAAGACTAAAAAAGATTTGATAGGATCATTAAGATGGATTAAAGAAGGAGGTCACCGCAAAGGTTTTGAAAAAAT includes these proteins:
- a CDS encoding site-2 protease family protein, producing the protein MFIVIGLPIILMSIIFHEVAHGWAAYKCGDPTAKNAGRLTLNPLAHIDLQGTIIIPGILIAMNFLTKATVPVIGWAKPVPINPAYFRDWKKGMGITGIAGPLTNIVIALILSFMLRILLISGFIFKDMPVLSVVIEQLSKAIAFAGLINIVLAVFNMIPIPPLDGSRVVVSFLRPDQIQGYLRIEPYGIMIVFGLIILGGFRILWPVVTLLFSVIFGVPISF
- the trpS gene encoding tryptophan--tRNA ligase — its product is MVSKKRVLSGIQPSGRFHLGNYFAMIKKMVEYQNNSELFCFIVDLHALTTVSDGNQLSEYTNEAAVSLLSLGIDPRISHLWVQSDIPEVTELAWILSNITPLGLMERCHSYKDKVAKGIKPNAGLFIYPILMAADILLFRSNLVPVGKDQKQHLEVARDIALKFNSVYGDIFTVPEPLIDKNVAVVPGIDGQKMSKSYGNTIEIFASKDDLRKKVMGIVTDSQPVEASKDPDKCNLYNIYKLFVSGEENKKLRKRYTDGGLKYGDVKRELSEIIWDYFKEAREKRETLLQDKGYIDKILKEGASRTREVAVETLKSVKNAAGLSVRML
- a CDS encoding segregation/condensation protein A; protein product: MGEDYKVRLEVFEGPLDLLLYLIKKDEVDIYDIPVEKITRQYLEYLGLMKMLDLTIAGEFLVMASTLMYIKSMMLLPPEERVIDEEEDSVDPRADLVKQLLEYKQFKELADHLEEREKERVNIFSRAASVSVESEGVELSNVSIFDLISAFSDILKGAGQEDLREIFEDKFTVSDKISHITGVLKNNKNVKFSELFEKTANKGEIVVTFLAVLELIRLKAVKAVQKKHFSDIFIEMVPAA
- the scpB gene encoding SMC-Scp complex subunit ScpB; its protein translation is MEQVNTKENLKNIVEAVLFASAEPLTISDILKAFESEDNLGKKEVKEVIDAINDEYRNSGKPFLFEEVAGGFRMITRPEYAEYIKRIYQAQPSRLSKPALETLAIIAYRQPIIKADIESIRGVNVDGVIKSLLDKNLIRISGRKDVVGRPFEFSTTEKFLEYFGLTNIKELPRIEELKQFSSLK
- the pheA gene encoding prephenate dehydratase, coding for MKELKNLRQRINSVDKKIIQLLNERAGVVHEVAKIKKQHKVEYYSASREEEVYSNISRINKGLLDKNSLKNIYREIMSASLALEKDITVTFLGPEASFTQMAASKKFGSSVKYLPAVSISDVFSLVEKGSADYGVVPIENSIEGGVTHTLDMFIDSDLKICAEIYLEITHYLIGNCALGSIKKIYSKPEVFGQCRLWLEANLPGLEYIPSSSTTAAAIRAAKEKHAAAIASSLAAEKYNMKILAGSIQDTAHNETRFLIVGRNYSKKSKKNKTSVLLMIKDKVGALYELLQPFKKMKINLTKIESRPSRKRAWEYYFFVDFDGYVEDEKIKKCVRDISRHCKYVKILGSYPRVF
- the hisC gene encoding histidinol-phosphate transaminase codes for the protein MIPLPKKHIISLNPYSPGKPIEEVKRELGLKKVIKMASNENPLGPSPFALKAAYRALKKVHLYPESGSYYLCQKLSAALNVKSENICMGNGSNELILLAIHSYASSPEDNIAYGFPSFIIYRIIAHSYGIKTIETGLKNHRIDLEKLADSLTEHTKIVFLCNPNNPMGTMNRRDEVEAFIEKVSSKVLIVMDEAYYEYADKKTFPDLVKTSTERKNLIILRTFSKMYGLAGLRVGYAVGHKSVIETLNKARQPFNVNSVAQSAALAALDDRGHVERTLEINEEGIDYIVSNLREMGLEFVPTSTNFILIKTGDSKKFFDMLLEKGIIVRPMGAYGLNEYIRVTVGLPAENREFIKNLKIAMSQTGGNK
- the aroF gene encoding 3-deoxy-7-phosphoheptulonate synthase, encoding MIIVLKPGITKEQKDHIISKIKELKLTPMVSEGEERTIIGVIGDEDVIRNTPLEAFSGVEKVMPILKPYKLVSKEFKPDRTVINVNGVEIGGNLEVIMAGPCAIENEKMIINTAEHIKKAGAHILRGGAFKPRTSPYSFQGLGDKGLKFMAKAGKIAGLPIVTEVMDTRDVRLVEEYSDIIQIGARNMQNFHLLKEVGLCKKPVLLKRGLSSTIKEFLMSAEYILAGGNKDVMLCERGIRTFEDMTRNTLDLSAVPLIKELSHLPVIVDPSHATGKRSLVLPMSKAAIAAGADGLMIEVHPDPERAVSDGAQSLNFADFGKLVEDIKPFVKAAGRKL